The genomic region GGCAATCGAATATAGAATGGGGAATCTGCCGGCGGCTCGTGTGCGCGAGACAATACCTTTTGCGAATACCGGAATAGATTTTTGCGGGCCATTCTATATCAAGGAAAAGAAATACCGTAATCGAGCACGAGTCAAGGTGTACGTATGCGTTTTCATATGCATGTCCGTGAAGGCGATGCACCTCGAGATCGTGAGCGACTTATCAACGGACGGATTTCTTGCAGCGCTGCGACGGTTCGCAGCGAGACGAGGACTACCGCAGCACGTCTATTCCGATAACGGGACTAATTTTATAGGGGCGAATAATCAACTAAAAGAGTTATACGTCTTAATTAATTCTGATGAGCATAGAGAACGCGTGAGCAGATTCGCAAGCGATCATCGCGTAACATGGCATTTCATTCCGCCGGCGGCGCCGCATTTCGGGGGTCTGTGGGAATCCAGCGTAAAACTATTTAAGCATCACTTTAAGCGCGTAGTAGGAGATTCTTTATTTACTTTCGAAGAATTAAATACTCTTGTCGTCGAAATAGAAGGCGTTCTGAATTCCCGACCGATCACTTTCCTTTCTTCCGATCCGAACGACTTACTGGTACTGTCGCCGGCTCATTATTTGATCGGTAAAACTCTGACGGCCCTCGCGGAGGGCGACCTGTCGTCTGTTCCAGCCAACCAATTGTCAACATGGCAGCACATTAAGAAGGTGCGGCAAGACTTCTGGACGCGCTGGAGTCTTGAATATTTGAACGAGCTCCAGACGCGCAACAAATGGATCAGAAAGGGACCAAGGCTTGACGTCGGAACCATCGTTCTCATCAAAGACAAGGGTGCGCCATGTACTCGATGGGCGATGGGCAAGGTAATAATGGCCCACCCTGGCGAAGACG from Solenopsis invicta isolate M01_SB unplaced genomic scaffold, UNIL_Sinv_3.0 scaffold_917, whole genome shotgun sequence harbors:
- the LOC113004426 gene encoding uncharacterized protein LOC113004426 (The sequence of the model RefSeq protein was modified relative to this genomic sequence to represent the inferred CDS: added 27 bases not found in genome assembly), which gives rise to MNETLELKRNVCLLTAHCDSEMFERYSSHSKLLRVIAYCLRFLPNNKHTGSLCSSEIDEAETRILRIMQADRFCSEIKELKSGCSVSKGRIANLNPFLDDRGLIRVGGRLQRADLSFSRKHPILIPSRHKLTDRIIRETHEVHHHAGIQTTLYTLRQKYWLVDGRNQVRKIVRACVRCFRFEAKAIEYRMGNLPAARVRETIPFANTGIDFCGPFYIKEKKYRNRARVKVYVCVFICMSVKAMHLEIVSDLSTDGFLAALRRFAARRGLPQHVYSDNGTNFIGANNQLKELYVLINSDEHRERVSRFASDHRVTWHFIPPAAPHFGGLWESSVKLFKHHFKRVVGDSLFTFEELNTLVVEIEGVLNSRPITFLSSDPNDLLVLSPAHYLIGKTLTALAEGDLSSVPANQLSTWQHIKKVRQDFWTRWSLEYLNELQTRNKWIRKGPRLDVGTIVLIKDKGAPCTRWAMGKTVSISTNS